One genomic segment of Chitinophaga sancti includes these proteins:
- a CDS encoding OmpA family protein: MNKKIALFSIMLLSATLSNAQYVLKEADKQASLYNYSAAIPLYKKAFSKKVTVRAIRGVADSYQLLNDYTAAETWYNKLVALPEHTANDELHYAKVLINNAKYEDAKVALEAYLGKQPNDPLAISMKQGCDSAVKWKVKPVKGDFENLKAMNTQWSDWGTGFRNGRFVFASDRPYDSLRHDRLFINSNISRKKYGFTGRSYLHLYESDGFDSSTTRLLSRNVNGDYHSAKATYTADGNTMYYAVTNLVKKKGRFAEQLYTLNVELKASKWNNTNGNWEIDSFPYNEIFDYSVGDPFISADGRTLYFVADFGTWGLGGTDIYYCTRGKDGRWETPVNMGPSINTGGSERTPFMDSTGVFYFATDGRPGVGGLDIFSAKQVNGNWVPVNMGYPVNSAQDDFSPAYNTGKTLYFSSNRPGGYGNDDIYRFTPWKILVFSLEGKAFDKATKAPLSNATVTLANKATGNVLTAETDDEGHYKFVLDSLSDYSLNATRVTYNPAENSSVTTNGLTESQVLHQDVWLQKIEIKQVSAPEKKPLIIAKANVKGHKIDLGNRFNPANVYFDLGKANVRPDAGRELDKLIALMKENPTWKVAMGFHTDSRSDDNYNMKLSQKRAASVLAYFVSRGIAKERMTATGYGETRLINRCANGVHCSEQEHQANRRTEFEVFDR, translated from the coding sequence ATGAATAAAAAGATTGCGCTGTTCAGCATTATGCTGCTCTCTGCCACCCTTTCGAATGCACAATATGTTTTAAAAGAAGCAGATAAACAGGCATCCTTGTATAATTATTCTGCTGCGATCCCTTTATACAAAAAAGCCTTCAGCAAAAAAGTAACAGTCAGAGCCATTCGTGGAGTTGCTGATAGTTATCAGTTACTGAATGACTATACAGCTGCTGAAACCTGGTATAATAAACTGGTAGCACTGCCGGAACATACTGCCAATGATGAGCTGCATTATGCAAAAGTATTGATCAATAATGCAAAATATGAGGATGCGAAAGTAGCACTTGAGGCCTACCTTGGTAAACAACCGAATGACCCACTGGCGATCAGCATGAAACAAGGTTGTGACAGCGCCGTGAAGTGGAAAGTGAAACCGGTGAAAGGAGATTTTGAGAACCTGAAAGCCATGAATACACAGTGGTCCGATTGGGGTACTGGTTTCAGAAACGGTAGGTTTGTATTTGCATCAGATCGCCCATATGATTCTTTGCGTCATGATCGCCTGTTTATTAATTCTAACATCAGCAGAAAGAAATATGGTTTTACAGGCCGTAGTTATCTGCACCTGTACGAAAGTGATGGGTTTGACAGTAGTACGACCCGCCTGCTTTCCCGTAATGTAAACGGAGATTATCACAGTGCGAAAGCAACGTATACCGCTGATGGCAATACCATGTATTATGCAGTGACGAATCTTGTAAAAAAGAAAGGTCGTTTTGCAGAGCAGTTATATACCCTGAATGTAGAACTGAAAGCATCTAAATGGAACAATACCAACGGTAACTGGGAAATAGACAGCTTTCCATATAATGAGATCTTTGATTATAGTGTGGGAGATCCTTTTATCAGTGCTGATGGACGTACACTTTACTTTGTAGCTGATTTTGGCACATGGGGTTTAGGTGGTACGGATATTTACTACTGTACAAGAGGGAAAGACGGCAGGTGGGAGACGCCTGTAAACATGGGGCCATCCATCAATACAGGGGGTAGTGAGCGCACACCGTTCATGGATAGTACAGGTGTGTTTTACTTTGCAACTGATGGCAGACCAGGTGTAGGTGGATTGGATATTTTCTCTGCAAAGCAGGTAAATGGTAACTGGGTGCCTGTGAATATGGGGTATCCCGTAAATAGTGCACAGGATGATTTCAGCCCTGCTTATAATACAGGCAAGACGCTGTACTTCTCTTCCAACAGACCGGGTGGGTATGGTAATGATGATATTTACCGCTTTACACCCTGGAAGATCCTCGTGTTCAGCCTGGAAGGTAAGGCATTTGACAAAGCGACGAAAGCACCACTCAGCAATGCTACTGTAACACTTGCTAACAAAGCCACAGGCAATGTGTTGACGGCAGAGACGGACGATGAAGGCCACTACAAATTTGTACTGGATAGTTTGTCTGATTATAGTTTGAATGCAACGAGAGTAACTTACAATCCTGCTGAGAATAGCTCTGTGACTACAAATGGATTGACAGAATCACAGGTGTTACACCAGGATGTGTGGTTGCAGAAAATAGAGATCAAACAGGTGTCGGCGCCGGAAAAGAAACCATTGATCATTGCAAAAGCAAATGTGAAAGGGCATAAAATAGATCTGGGCAACCGTTTCAATCCTGCGAATGTATATTTTGATCTGGGTAAAGCGAATGTACGACCAGATGCGGGAAGAGAGCTGGACAAGCTGATTGCGTTGATGAAGGAGAATCCAACCTGGAAAGTGGCGATGGGTTTCCATACGGATAGCCGGTCAGATGACAATTACAACATGAAATTATCACAGAAAAGAGCAGCTTCTGTATTAGCATATTTCGTATCCAGGGGCATCGCAAAAGAGCGCATGACAGCTACTGGATATGGTGAAACGAGATTAATTAACCGTTGTGCAAACGGTGTGCATTGTTCGGAACAGGAACACCAGGCCAATAGAAGGACTGAATTTGAAGTGTTTGATAGATAA
- a CDS encoding zinc-dependent alcohol dehydrogenase → MKAAVFHHPGKISFDSVADPVIEKDTDLILKVTSTVICGSDLHIYDGFFPQSKDMIMGHEFMGIVEETGRGVNKFKVGDRVVVPFPIACGQCYFCQHKLPTACEHSNPENYGPQGDMLKGKGGALFGYTDLYGGYSGGQAEYVRVPYADVSPRKIPDALADEQVLFLTDIFPTGWAAIDWAQLKGGETVAIFGSGPVGLMAQKAAWLQGAGRVIAIDPLDYRLEKARAVNNVETINPHKVNAVELIRELTGGRGADVCVDAVGTEAERSFFDKVKTVINFEKGTMKVLESCFKAVRRGGTVTVVGVYGSPYDNFPLHRIFDKGIKIQMGQAPVTNYIDHLLEMVETGKVKLHDIVSHSLPLADVSHAYDIFKHKEDDCVKVILKP, encoded by the coding sequence ATGAAAGCAGCCGTATTCCACCATCCTGGCAAGATTTCTTTTGATAGTGTAGCAGACCCGGTTATAGAAAAGGATACAGACCTTATTCTGAAAGTCACATCTACTGTCATATGTGGCTCCGATTTACATATTTATGATGGATTTTTTCCGCAGAGCAAAGACATGATCATGGGTCATGAGTTCATGGGCATTGTGGAAGAAACAGGTCGTGGCGTAAATAAATTTAAAGTAGGTGACAGGGTTGTAGTACCCTTTCCCATCGCCTGCGGGCAATGTTATTTCTGTCAGCACAAGCTGCCTACTGCCTGTGAGCATTCTAATCCTGAAAATTACGGACCACAGGGCGATATGCTGAAAGGCAAAGGTGGCGCGCTATTTGGCTATACTGATTTGTATGGTGGATATAGTGGCGGGCAGGCCGAATATGTACGTGTGCCCTATGCAGATGTGAGTCCACGCAAGATACCAGATGCGCTTGCTGATGAGCAGGTATTATTCCTCACAGATATATTTCCTACAGGATGGGCGGCCATTGACTGGGCTCAACTGAAAGGTGGAGAAACAGTGGCCATCTTTGGCTCCGGTCCCGTTGGCCTGATGGCACAGAAGGCCGCGTGGTTACAGGGTGCAGGCAGGGTGATTGCTATCGATCCATTGGATTACAGGCTAGAGAAAGCAAGAGCAGTAAACAATGTGGAAACTATTAATCCACACAAAGTGAATGCGGTGGAACTGATCAGGGAGCTGACGGGTGGCAGAGGTGCGGATGTGTGCGTAGATGCGGTGGGTACAGAGGCAGAGCGATCTTTCTTTGACAAGGTAAAGACTGTGATCAATTTTGAAAAAGGAACAATGAAGGTGTTGGAATCCTGTTTTAAAGCAGTGAGAAGAGGTGGTACGGTTACTGTAGTAGGGGTGTATGGCAGTCCTTATGATAATTTCCCCCTACACAGGATATTTGATAAAGGGATTAAAATACAGATGGGACAGGCGCCGGTTACGAATTATATTGATCACTTGCTGGAGATGGTAGAGACCGGAAAGGTAAAGTTGCACGATATCGTGAGTCATTCATTACCATTGGCAGATGTGTCACATGCGTATGATATCTTCAAGCATAAGGAAGATGATTGCGTAAAGGTGATCCTTAAACCATAA
- a CDS encoding DUF3175 domain-containing protein produces MAKKKWSKHVTETSDAMDLKKDVFTLNDPEEIAKSLKRSANKSHRRKTTPFRSAMSMLNFYINRAGKNLPEQQLKVLEEAKDKLREVFGHKK; encoded by the coding sequence ATGGCTAAGAAAAAGTGGTCTAAACATGTAACAGAGACCAGTGATGCAATGGATCTTAAAAAAGATGTTTTTACCCTGAATGATCCGGAAGAGATTGCGAAATCACTCAAACGCTCTGCTAATAAAAGTCATCGGAGAAAAACAACGCCTTTCCGATCTGCCATGTCTATGTTAAATTTTTATATTAACAGGGCAGGGAAAAATTTACCTGAGCAGCAGCTAAAGGTACTGGAAGAAGCAAAGGACAAACTAAGGGAAGTCTTTGGCCATAAAAAATAG
- the gpmA gene encoding 2,3-diphosphoglycerate-dependent phosphoglycerate mutase, translating into MQKLVLLRHGESLWNLENRFTGWTDVDLSQTGIEQAIHAGKLLADNGFHFDIAFTSVLKRAIKTLHLALESLDQLYIPEEKSWRLNERFYGALQGLNKAETVLQYGEEQVHKWRRDPHEHPPKLAQTDARFPGNDPRYKDLLPTELPFTENLSETMDRVLPYWTNTIIPALKQKKQVIIVAHGNSLRALIQYIDHLSDEEVTNLDIPTGTPWVYELNDDLSRIRHYYLH; encoded by the coding sequence ATGCAAAAATTAGTACTCTTACGCCATGGCGAGAGCCTCTGGAACCTGGAAAACAGGTTTACCGGATGGACTGATGTAGACTTATCCCAAACTGGCATTGAACAGGCCATACATGCAGGAAAATTACTCGCTGATAATGGGTTTCATTTTGACATCGCATTTACCTCTGTGCTCAAAAGAGCGATCAAGACACTTCATTTAGCATTAGAATCTCTCGATCAGTTGTACATTCCTGAAGAGAAATCATGGCGCTTAAATGAACGTTTCTATGGTGCTTTACAAGGGTTGAATAAAGCAGAGACTGTGCTGCAATATGGTGAAGAACAGGTGCACAAATGGAGAAGGGATCCGCACGAACACCCGCCAAAATTAGCCCAAACAGATGCCCGTTTTCCCGGAAACGACCCAAGGTATAAAGATCTGTTACCCACTGAATTGCCCTTTACTGAAAATTTAAGTGAGACAATGGATCGGGTACTCCCCTATTGGACAAATACCATCATTCCTGCATTGAAACAGAAAAAACAAGTGATCATTGTGGCTCATGGCAATAGCCTAAGGGCACTGATTCAGTATATCGATCACTTATCTGATGAGGAAGTAACAAATTTAGATATTCCTACAGGAACACCGTGGGTGTATGAGTTGAATGATGATCTGAGCAGGATCAGGCATTATTATCTGCACTGA
- a CDS encoding HAD-IIIA family hydrolase produces the protein MIAIDNSWTLFLDRDGVMNEEIKDGYVLQWDMFRFSEGVLAAMPVLNARFGRIVITTNQRCIGRGLLTEEGLEDIHRHMLSEIRTHGGRIDAIYHCPDVNNDSPCRKPQSGMAMQAKAAFPEIDFSKSIMVGNTMGDMKFGKQLGMKTVFIPSTKPWQAFPDPMIDFKCDNLLEFSKIIQ, from the coding sequence ATGATAGCAATAGATAATAGCTGGACGTTGTTCCTGGACCGCGATGGGGTCATGAACGAGGAGATTAAAGATGGGTATGTGCTGCAATGGGATATGTTCCGGTTTTCGGAAGGTGTACTGGCGGCAATGCCTGTGTTGAATGCCCGTTTTGGCCGTATTGTGATCACAACGAACCAGCGTTGTATAGGAAGAGGGTTGCTGACAGAAGAAGGGTTGGAAGATATTCATAGGCATATGCTTTCCGAAATCCGTACCCACGGGGGTAGGATAGATGCCATTTACCACTGTCCGGATGTGAATAATGACAGTCCCTGCCGTAAGCCGCAGTCAGGTATGGCGATGCAGGCCAAGGCAGCATTTCCTGAGATAGATTTCAGTAAATCAATAATGGTGGGGAATACCATGGGAGATATGAAATTCGGGAAACAGTTGGGAATGAAGACGGTATTTATCCCTTCTACCAAACCGTGGCAGGCATTTCCTGATCCGATGATCGATTTTAAGTGTGACAATTTATTGGAATTTTCGAAGATCATACAATAA
- a CDS encoding nucleotidyltransferase family protein: MITECIVLAGGLGTRLRSVVADKPKCMAPVGDVPFIDYLLRYLLKEGMTHVVLSLGHLSEQVIEYIESNEWMLKVDFVIEEEPLGTGGAIMNALEELEEDAFFIMNGDTLFNVDLFDYSNFHEEKGSALSLALKPMKQFDRYGSVKLDNNKRITAFLEKEYCEEGLINGGIYVANREYLESLDLPKKFSFEKDVLEAQVQSGKVYGFESDSYFIDIGVPADYERAQQELA, encoded by the coding sequence ATGATTACAGAATGTATTGTATTAGCAGGAGGGCTGGGTACCCGGTTGCGTAGTGTGGTGGCGGATAAGCCTAAATGCATGGCCCCTGTGGGCGATGTTCCTTTTATAGATTACCTGTTGCGTTACCTGCTCAAAGAAGGAATGACGCATGTGGTATTATCATTGGGACACCTGTCAGAACAGGTGATAGAATACATTGAGTCCAACGAATGGATGTTGAAGGTGGATTTTGTGATCGAGGAAGAACCGCTGGGTACCGGTGGAGCGATCATGAATGCACTGGAAGAGTTGGAAGAAGATGCATTCTTCATCATGAATGGGGATACCCTTTTCAATGTAGACCTGTTTGATTATTCAAACTTTCACGAAGAAAAGGGGAGTGCATTGTCACTGGCATTGAAGCCGATGAAACAATTTGATCGTTACGGCAGTGTAAAGCTGGATAACAATAAAAGGATCACCGCTTTCCTCGAAAAGGAATATTGCGAGGAAGGGCTGATCAATGGTGGTATTTATGTGGCGAACAGGGAGTACCTGGAAAGTTTGGATCTGCCAAAGAAATTCTCCTTTGAAAAAGATGTACTGGAAGCACAGGTGCAAAGTGGTAAAGTGTACGGTTTTGAGAGTGATTCCTATTTTATAGACATTGGCGTACCGGCAGATTATGAGCGGGCGCAGCAAGAACTGGCATGA
- a CDS encoding D-sedoheptulose 7-phosphate isomerase, with translation MTEKIIKTIQESIAVKQAIINDDELVRTIAQVASVMTGCFQQNHKVLFAGNGGSAADAQHLAAEFSGRFYKDRTPLYSEALHCNTSFLTAVGNDYGYSEVYARMLRGIGQAGDVFVGISTSGNSANILEAIKVAKSKGMIVVSMTGQSGGKMKDGSDYLLNVPSTDTPRIQESHITIGHIICEIVENNLFGS, from the coding sequence ATGACAGAGAAAATAATTAAGACAATACAGGAAAGCATCGCGGTAAAACAGGCGATTATCAACGACGACGAATTAGTGAGAACCATCGCACAGGTAGCTAGTGTGATGACGGGTTGCTTCCAGCAAAATCATAAAGTATTATTTGCGGGGAATGGCGGTAGTGCTGCGGATGCGCAACACCTGGCCGCTGAGTTTTCCGGACGTTTTTATAAAGACAGAACACCACTGTATTCCGAAGCACTGCATTGTAATACCTCATTCCTGACCGCTGTCGGCAATGACTATGGTTACAGCGAAGTGTATGCACGCATGCTGCGTGGTATTGGTCAGGCAGGCGATGTGTTTGTCGGCATTTCTACCTCAGGCAATTCTGCCAATATCCTGGAAGCCATTAAGGTGGCCAAGTCCAAAGGAATGATCGTGGTAAGCATGACAGGGCAATCTGGTGGTAAAATGAAAGATGGAAGCGACTATCTGCTGAACGTACCTTCTACCGATACACCGCGTATCCAGGAGTCGCATATTACTATTGGTCATATCATTTGTGAAATTGTAGAAAATAACCTTTTCGGATCATGA
- a CDS encoding dehydrogenase, whose amino-acid sequence MIYRSKAPLRLGLAGGGTDVSPYSDMFGGAILNATISLYARAAIEPIAENKVLFESADRKEQLECEAVFPLAYDGKLDILKGVINRVAKDYGIPSGFKLTTFVDAPAGSGLGTSSTLVVAVLGAFAEWLKLPLGEYDMAHLAYCIEREDLQQAGGKQDQYAATFGGVNFMEFYGDKVIVNPLRIKQKYLDELENNLVLYYTSTSRLSSSIISEQQKNVTDKKESSIEAMHHLKEQSVMMKEALLRGEIDKIGEILDYGFQHKKNMAKGISNTQLDEIYEAAKGAGASGGKISGAGGGGFMIFYCPRNTRYAVVDALNAFGGQVKRYHFTHQGVNTWTI is encoded by the coding sequence ATGATCTATCGTAGTAAAGCACCATTACGCCTGGGACTGGCAGGCGGTGGTACCGATGTAAGTCCATATTCTGATATGTTTGGTGGCGCTATCCTGAACGCTACTATCTCGTTATACGCCAGAGCAGCCATAGAGCCGATTGCTGAAAACAAAGTCCTTTTTGAGTCGGCAGACAGAAAAGAACAACTGGAATGCGAAGCCGTTTTCCCGCTGGCCTATGATGGTAAACTGGATATCCTGAAAGGTGTCATCAACCGTGTGGCAAAAGATTATGGTATTCCATCGGGTTTTAAACTCACTACCTTTGTAGATGCTCCGGCTGGTTCCGGTCTGGGTACCTCTTCCACACTGGTGGTGGCGGTGCTGGGCGCATTTGCAGAGTGGCTGAAACTGCCGCTGGGTGAGTATGATATGGCACACCTGGCTTATTGCATCGAGAGAGAAGACCTGCAACAGGCTGGTGGTAAACAGGATCAGTATGCCGCGACCTTTGGTGGTGTAAACTTCATGGAATTTTACGGCGATAAGGTGATCGTGAATCCCCTGCGCATTAAGCAAAAATACCTCGATGAACTGGAGAATAACCTGGTATTGTACTATACTTCTACCAGCCGTTTGTCCAGCAGCATTATTTCTGAACAACAGAAGAATGTAACGGATAAGAAAGAATCCAGCATTGAAGCCATGCACCACCTGAAAGAGCAGTCAGTGATGATGAAAGAAGCCCTGCTGAGAGGTGAGATCGATAAAATCGGAGAGATCCTGGACTATGGTTTTCAGCATAAGAAAAACATGGCCAAAGGCATTTCCAACACACAATTAGACGAAATTTACGAAGCGGCTAAAGGTGCCGGTGCTTCAGGAGGCAAGATCTCCGGTGCTGGTGGCGGTGGCTTTATGATATTTTACTGTCCACGGAATACACGTTATGCCGTAGTCGATGCCCTGAATGCCTTTGGTGGCCAGGTAAAACGCTATCATTTTACGCATCAGGGAGTGAACACCTGGACCATTTAA
- a CDS encoding glycosyltransferase, with the protein MGRKKILILGPAWPYRGGLAAYNERLAEELQKDADVEIWTFTLQYPKFIFPGKSQYATEAAPPHLHITRRINSINPLNWLKVGRQIRKMKPDLVIAKFWLPLMGPALGSLLRLGKRGNTKALSILDNVVPHEKRPGDVAFTKYFLKPVDAFIAMSQSVLDDLKVFEPNKPVSLIPHPIYDNYGTPISKPAAKAVLKLDENKKYILFFGFIRQYKGLDLLMQAMADERMKKLDVHLIVAGEYYEDATPYKELLAKLQLGDRILMHTDFIPNDAVKNYFCAADLVVQPYKSATQSGISQIAYHFEKPMVVTRVGGLVEMVPDNVVGFQCEPDPADIAAAIEKYYIGNRETDMTAAVHIEKQKYSWDRLAKEILRLTGL; encoded by the coding sequence ATGGGAAGAAAGAAGATACTTATCCTGGGACCCGCCTGGCCTTATCGTGGAGGTCTTGCCGCCTACAATGAAAGACTGGCTGAAGAACTGCAAAAGGACGCAGATGTAGAGATCTGGACCTTTACCCTGCAATACCCGAAATTTATTTTCCCCGGCAAAAGTCAATATGCGACAGAAGCGGCGCCGCCTCACCTGCATATCACCAGAAGGATTAATTCTATCAATCCGCTGAACTGGTTGAAAGTGGGCCGACAAATCCGCAAAATGAAGCCAGACCTGGTCATTGCCAAATTCTGGCTGCCACTTATGGGTCCTGCCCTGGGTTCCCTGCTGCGTTTAGGTAAAAGAGGCAATACCAAAGCCCTTTCTATCCTCGACAATGTGGTGCCCCATGAAAAACGTCCGGGCGATGTGGCCTTTACTAAATACTTCCTGAAACCGGTGGATGCCTTCATCGCCATGAGCCAATCCGTACTGGATGATCTCAAGGTGTTTGAACCAAATAAACCAGTATCACTCATACCTCATCCCATTTACGACAACTATGGCACGCCGATTTCAAAACCGGCCGCCAAAGCGGTATTGAAGCTGGATGAAAACAAAAAGTACATTCTCTTTTTCGGCTTTATCCGCCAATACAAAGGCCTCGATCTGCTCATGCAGGCTATGGCAGACGAAAGAATGAAAAAGCTGGATGTACACCTGATCGTAGCAGGCGAATACTACGAAGACGCCACCCCTTACAAGGAGTTGCTCGCCAAACTACAACTGGGTGACCGCATTCTCATGCACACCGATTTTATTCCAAACGACGCTGTTAAGAACTACTTCTGTGCTGCCGACCTGGTGGTACAACCTTATAAAAGCGCTACCCAGAGTGGCATTTCACAGATCGCTTACCACTTCGAAAAACCAATGGTTGTGACAAGGGTAGGAGGATTAGTCGAAATGGTGCCTGACAATGTAGTGGGTTTCCAATGCGAACCTGATCCTGCAGATATCGCTGCCGCCATAGAAAAATACTATATTGGCAACAGGGAAACCGATATGACAGCGGCTGTTCACATAGAAAAGCAAAAGTATTCCTGGGACAGACTGGCAAAAGAAATTCTCCGCCTGACAGGTTTGTAA
- a CDS encoding glycosyltransferase family 2 protein, with protein MDISVIVPLKNEDESLPELAAWIDRVMKENQFSYEVWMVDDGSTDNSWEVIQTLAAANANIKGIKFQRNYGKSAALNEGFKMAKGDVIITMDADLQDSPDEIPELYSMIKEGGFDIVSGWKKKRYDSALTKNLPSKLYNWTTTRMSGVKLHDMNCGLKSYRKKVVKSIEVYGEMHRYIPVIAKWNGFRNIGEKVVEHRARKYGVSKFGLERFINGFLDLATIMFIGKFGKRPMHLFGAMGTLCFMIGFVIAAYLGYEKIFNDVFKMTERPIFYLALLAMIIGSQLFLAGFIGELVTRNAVERNDYLVETTLDRTK; from the coding sequence ATGGATATTTCCGTAATCGTTCCCTTAAAAAACGAAGATGAATCACTGCCGGAACTGGCAGCATGGATAGACCGTGTCATGAAGGAGAACCAGTTTTCCTATGAAGTGTGGATGGTAGATGATGGTAGTACTGACAATTCTTGGGAGGTGATCCAAACCCTGGCCGCTGCCAACGCCAATATCAAAGGCATCAAGTTCCAGCGCAACTATGGCAAATCTGCCGCCCTCAACGAAGGCTTCAAGATGGCCAAAGGCGATGTGATCATCACCATGGACGCCGATCTGCAGGATAGTCCTGACGAAATACCAGAGCTGTACAGCATGATCAAAGAAGGCGGCTTCGACATCGTGAGCGGCTGGAAAAAGAAACGATATGATAGCGCCCTGACCAAAAACCTCCCTTCTAAATTATACAACTGGACCACTACCAGGATGAGTGGGGTCAAGCTGCACGACATGAACTGCGGCCTGAAATCCTACCGTAAAAAAGTGGTAAAAAGCATAGAAGTATATGGTGAAATGCACCGCTACATCCCGGTTATTGCGAAATGGAATGGTTTCCGCAATATCGGAGAGAAAGTGGTGGAACACCGCGCCCGTAAATACGGAGTATCCAAGTTTGGCCTGGAACGCTTTATCAACGGCTTCCTGGACCTGGCTACCATCATGTTCATCGGGAAGTTTGGCAAGCGCCCTATGCACCTCTTTGGCGCAATGGGTACCTTGTGTTTTATGATCGGTTTCGTCATCGCAGCATATCTCGGTTACGAGAAGATCTTCAATGATGTCTTTAAAATGACTGAACGCCCGATCTTCTATCTGGCACTGCTGGCCATGATCATTGGATCTCAGCTGTTCCTCGCTGGTTTCATTGGAGAACTGGTGACTAGAAATGCCGTGGAACGAAACGACTACCTCGTTGAAACTACTTTAGACCGCACGAAATAA
- a CDS encoding DUF4199 domain-containing protein, giving the protein MSNASSPNQGVKWGLIAGLSVVAVGLIFYFTNPIKLQSLLFGGIELAVTAICALLAGLERRKAHGGKIDFKTVLQPIFTTFVISLLIGVIFTYVLFNFIDPSLVEQMKQAHIADVRDMKNLYKALGYSESDYNRELKEAETGEYGVTIAGSVINYLQKLIKSFILSAILSLIVRRK; this is encoded by the coding sequence ATGAGTAATGCATCTTCTCCCAACCAGGGCGTTAAATGGGGTTTAATAGCAGGATTATCCGTCGTTGCTGTCGGGCTGATCTTCTATTTCACCAACCCGATCAAACTGCAAAGCCTCCTTTTCGGCGGCATCGAACTCGCAGTTACCGCCATCTGCGCCCTCCTGGCTGGCCTGGAACGCAGAAAGGCCCATGGGGGAAAAATAGATTTTAAGACCGTTCTGCAGCCTATCTTTACGACTTTCGTAATTTCACTGCTGATCGGGGTCATTTTTACCTATGTCCTATTCAATTTTATCGATCCTTCACTGGTAGAACAGATGAAACAGGCACATATTGCCGATGTGAGGGATATGAAAAACCTTTACAAAGCATTGGGTTACTCTGAATCCGATTACAACAGGGAACTAAAAGAGGCGGAAACAGGTGAATATGGCGTGACAATTGCAGGCAGTGTCATAAATTATCTGCAAAAGCTGATTAAATCATTCATCCTTTCTGCGATACTTTCCCTGATTGTTCGTAGAAAGTAA